The following proteins are co-located in the Benincasa hispida cultivar B227 unplaced genomic scaffold, ASM972705v1 Contig1360, whole genome shotgun sequence genome:
- the LOC120068912 gene encoding peroxisomal acyl-coenzyme A oxidase 1-like isoform X2 → MFVPFLKAQGTEEQLQKWLPLAYKMQIIGCYAQTELGHGSNVQGLETTATFDPKTDEFVIHSPTLTSSKWWPGGLGKVSTHAIVFARLIIDGRDYGVHGFIVQIRSLDDHSVLPGITIGDIGMKFGIGAYSTMDNGVMHFDHIRILRNQLLMRFSQVTREGKYVQSDVPRQLLYGTMVAVRKMIVVDASNALSRAVCIATRYGAVRRQFGAQDGVETQVINYKTQQSRLFPLLASAYAFRFVGEWLQWLYTDVTERLAANDFSTLPEVHACTAGLKSITTAATADGIEECRKLCGGHGYLCSSGLPELFAVYVPACTYEGDNVVLLLQVARFLVKTISQLVSGKKPVGTTAYMGQLQHLMESTCRVQNAEDWLNPSMVLEVFEARSARMSVECTKKLSNFTNQEEGFQELSPSFVDAAVAHCQLIVVSKFIEKLQGDIAGKGVKEQLQKLFSIYALYTLHKHMGDFLSTSTITPKQASLADDLLRSLYSQVRPNAIALVDAFNHTDHYLGSILGRYDGNVYPNLYDEAWKDPMNDSAVPDGYHEYIKPLLKEQVRNSRL, encoded by the exons ATGTTCGTTCCATTCCTTAAAGCGCAAGGAACTGAGGAGCAGCTACAGAAGTGGTTGCCATTGGCATATAAGATGCAAATAATTGGTTGCTATGCTCAAACCGAACTGGGTCATGGTTCAAATGTTCAAGGGCTTGAAACAACTGCAACGTTTGATCCAAAGACAGATGAATTTGTTATACATAGTCCTACACTTACTTCAAGCAAA TGGTGGCCTGGTGGTCTGGGTAAGGTTTCAACACATGCGATTGTATTTGCTCGTCTTATCATCGACGGTCGTGACTATGGAGTGCATG GTTTCATAGTCCAGATAAGGAGTTTGGATGATCACTCAGTTCTACCAGGCATAACCATTGGAGATATTGGTATGAAATTCGGGATTGGAGCTTACAGTACTATGGATAATGGGGTCATGCACTTTGATCACATCCGCATACTGAGGAACCAACTGTTGATGAG GTTTTCTCAAGTTACGAGGGAAGGGAAATATGTGCAATCAGATGTTCCGCGACAACTACTTTATGGCACTATGGTAGCTGTTCGAAAGATGATTGTAGTTGATGCTTCAAATGCCTTATCACGTGCAGTATGTATTGCTACGAGGTACGGTGCTGTTCGTAGACAATTCGGAGCACAGGATGGTGTGGAAACTCAG GTGATCAATTATAAAACACAACAAAGCAGGCTGTTCCCTTTGCTGGCTTCTGCCTATGCTTTCAGATTTGTTGGCGAGTGGTTACAATGGCTATACACGGATGTGACTGAGAGACTGGCCGCCAACGATTTCTCAACCTTGCCTGAGGTTCATGCATGCACTGCAGGGTTGAAATCAATCACAACGGCTGCAACTGCT GATGGGATTGAGGAGTGCCGGAAGTTATGCGGTGGACACGGCTATCTTTGTAGCAGTGGGCTTCCTGAGTTGTTTGCAGTTTATGTCCCTGCCTGTACATATGAAGGAGACAATGTTGTGCTACTTTTACAG GTTGCAAGATTTCTCGTAAAGACCATATCCCAGTTGGTGTCCGGGAAGAAGCCTGTTGGTACAACAGCTTACATGGGACAATTACAACACCTGATGGAATCCACTTGCAGAGTTCAGAATG CTGAGGACTGGTTAAACCCCAGCATGGTTCTTGAGGTTTTCGAAGCACGGTCAGCCAGGATGTCTGTTGAATGTACCAAAAAACTTAGCAACTTTACCAATCAAGAAGAGG GTTTTCAGGAACTTTCTCCTAGTTTTGTTGATGCTGCTGTTGCACATTGCCAACTAATTGTTGTCTCCAA ATTCATTGAGAAACTTCAGGGGGACATAGCTGGAAAGGGAGTAAAAGAGCAGTTGCAGAAGCTTTTCAGTATTTATGCTTTGTATACGCTGCACAAACACATGGGTGATTTTCTTTCCACTTCCACCATCACTCCCAAACAAGCTTCACTTGCTGATGATCTACTTAGATCTCTATATTCCCAG GTTCGACCCAATGCAATTGCTCTTGTCGATGCGTTCAACCACACCGACCACTACCTCGGCTCGATTCTTGGCCGATATGATGGGAATGTTTACCCGAATCTCTATGATGAGGCGTGGAAGGATCCTATGAACGACTCGGCTGTTCCTGATGGCTACCATGAATATATCAAACCATTGCTTAAGGAGCAGGTCAGAAATTCAAGGCtatga
- the LOC120068912 gene encoding peroxisomal acyl-coenzyme A oxidase 1-like isoform X1, which translates to MEGVDHLAHERNMAQFDVNDMKIVWAGSPQAFEVSHRMSRLVANDPAFRKDNSVHLTRKELFKNSLRKAAYAWKRIIELKLSEEEAGRLRFFVDEPAYTDVHWGMFVPFLKAQGTEEQLQKWLPLAYKMQIIGCYAQTELGHGSNVQGLETTATFDPKTDEFVIHSPTLTSSKWWPGGLGKVSTHAIVFARLIIDGRDYGVHGFIVQIRSLDDHSVLPGITIGDIGMKFGIGAYSTMDNGVMHFDHIRILRNQLLMRFSQVTREGKYVQSDVPRQLLYGTMVAVRKMIVVDASNALSRAVCIATRYGAVRRQFGAQDGVETQVINYKTQQSRLFPLLASAYAFRFVGEWLQWLYTDVTERLAANDFSTLPEVHACTAGLKSITTAATADGIEECRKLCGGHGYLCSSGLPELFAVYVPACTYEGDNVVLLLQVARFLVKTISQLVSGKKPVGTTAYMGQLQHLMESTCRVQNAEDWLNPSMVLEVFEARSARMSVECTKKLSNFTNQEEGFQELSPSFVDAAVAHCQLIVVSKFIEKLQGDIAGKGVKEQLQKLFSIYALYTLHKHMGDFLSTSTITPKQASLADDLLRSLYSQVRPNAIALVDAFNHTDHYLGSILGRYDGNVYPNLYDEAWKDPMNDSAVPDGYHEYIKPLLKEQVRNSRL; encoded by the exons ATGGAGGGAGTTGATCATCTTGCCCATGAGAGGAACATGGCTCAATTCGACGTCAATGATATGAAGATCGTTTGGGCGGGTTCTCCTCAAGCGTTTGAGGTATCTCACCGAATGTCTCGACTGGTTGCTAATGATCCG GCCTTTAGAAAGGACAATAGTGTCCATTTAACAAGGAAGGAGCTGTTTAAGAACAGTCTTAGGAAAGCAGCTTATGCATGGAAGAGGATTATTGAGCTTAAACTTTCTG AGGAGGAAGCTGGCAGATTAAGGTTCTTTGTGGATGAGCCAGCATATACAGATGTTCACTGG gGCATGTTCGTTCCATTCCTTAAAGCGCAAGGAACTGAGGAGCAGCTACAGAAGTGGTTGCCATTGGCATATAAGATGCAAATAATTGGTTGCTATGCTCAAACCGAACTGGGTCATGGTTCAAATGTTCAAGGGCTTGAAACAACTGCAACGTTTGATCCAAAGACAGATGAATTTGTTATACATAGTCCTACACTTACTTCAAGCAAA TGGTGGCCTGGTGGTCTGGGTAAGGTTTCAACACATGCGATTGTATTTGCTCGTCTTATCATCGACGGTCGTGACTATGGAGTGCATG GTTTCATAGTCCAGATAAGGAGTTTGGATGATCACTCAGTTCTACCAGGCATAACCATTGGAGATATTGGTATGAAATTCGGGATTGGAGCTTACAGTACTATGGATAATGGGGTCATGCACTTTGATCACATCCGCATACTGAGGAACCAACTGTTGATGAG GTTTTCTCAAGTTACGAGGGAAGGGAAATATGTGCAATCAGATGTTCCGCGACAACTACTTTATGGCACTATGGTAGCTGTTCGAAAGATGATTGTAGTTGATGCTTCAAATGCCTTATCACGTGCAGTATGTATTGCTACGAGGTACGGTGCTGTTCGTAGACAATTCGGAGCACAGGATGGTGTGGAAACTCAG GTGATCAATTATAAAACACAACAAAGCAGGCTGTTCCCTTTGCTGGCTTCTGCCTATGCTTTCAGATTTGTTGGCGAGTGGTTACAATGGCTATACACGGATGTGACTGAGAGACTGGCCGCCAACGATTTCTCAACCTTGCCTGAGGTTCATGCATGCACTGCAGGGTTGAAATCAATCACAACGGCTGCAACTGCT GATGGGATTGAGGAGTGCCGGAAGTTATGCGGTGGACACGGCTATCTTTGTAGCAGTGGGCTTCCTGAGTTGTTTGCAGTTTATGTCCCTGCCTGTACATATGAAGGAGACAATGTTGTGCTACTTTTACAG GTTGCAAGATTTCTCGTAAAGACCATATCCCAGTTGGTGTCCGGGAAGAAGCCTGTTGGTACAACAGCTTACATGGGACAATTACAACACCTGATGGAATCCACTTGCAGAGTTCAGAATG CTGAGGACTGGTTAAACCCCAGCATGGTTCTTGAGGTTTTCGAAGCACGGTCAGCCAGGATGTCTGTTGAATGTACCAAAAAACTTAGCAACTTTACCAATCAAGAAGAGG GTTTTCAGGAACTTTCTCCTAGTTTTGTTGATGCTGCTGTTGCACATTGCCAACTAATTGTTGTCTCCAA ATTCATTGAGAAACTTCAGGGGGACATAGCTGGAAAGGGAGTAAAAGAGCAGTTGCAGAAGCTTTTCAGTATTTATGCTTTGTATACGCTGCACAAACACATGGGTGATTTTCTTTCCACTTCCACCATCACTCCCAAACAAGCTTCACTTGCTGATGATCTACTTAGATCTCTATATTCCCAG GTTCGACCCAATGCAATTGCTCTTGTCGATGCGTTCAACCACACCGACCACTACCTCGGCTCGATTCTTGGCCGATATGATGGGAATGTTTACCCGAATCTCTATGATGAGGCGTGGAAGGATCCTATGAACGACTCGGCTGTTCCTGATGGCTACCATGAATATATCAAACCATTGCTTAAGGAGCAGGTCAGAAATTCAAGGCtatga